From the Corythoichthys intestinalis isolate RoL2023-P3 chromosome 15, ASM3026506v1, whole genome shotgun sequence genome, one window contains:
- the dio3a gene encoding iodothyronine deiodinase 3a, giving the protein MNTMKAVKNALVCLVLLPRFLLAALMFWLLDFLCIRRRFFLRMKEREESDAMDPPLCISDSNRFFTLDSLKAVWHGHKLDLLKAAQLGRGAPNTEVVRLEDERRGRILDFARERRPLILNFGSCTUPPFMARLKAFQGLVLDHADIADSVLVYIEEAHPSDGWVSTDAPYQIPKHRCLEDRLHAAQLMRSEAPGCPVVVDGMENPCIAAYGAYFDRLYILQDGKIVYQGGRGPEGYRISELRDWLQRYRERLLQSGGLVIHV; this is encoded by the coding sequence ATGAATACCATGAAAGCAGTCAAGAACGCGCTGGTGTGCCTGGTGTTGCTGCCCCGCTTCCTCCTGGCCGCGCTCATGTTCTGGCTCCTCGACTTTCTGTGCATCCGGAGGAGGTTTTTCCTCCGGATGAAGGAGCGGGAGGAGAGCGACGCCATGGATCCTCCTCTGTGCATCTCTGACTCCAACCGCTTTTTCACGCTGGACTCCCTGAAGGCGGTGTGGCACGGTCACAAGCTGGACCTCCTCAAggcggcgcaactcggacgcggCGCGCCCAACACGGAGGTGGTGCGGCTGGAGGACGAGCGTCGCGGGCGCATTCTCGACTTCGCTCGCGAGAGGAGACCGCTCATCCTCAACTTCGGAAGCTGCACTTGACCCCCGTTCATGGCGCGCCTCAAGGCGTTCCAAGGGCTGGTGCTGGACCACGCCGACATCGCAGACTCGGTGCTGGTGTACATCGAGGAAGCCCACCCATCGGACGGCTGGGTCAGCACCGACGCGCCCTATCAGATCCCCAAGCACCGCTGCCTGGAGGACCGGCTCCACGCGGCGCAACTCATGCGCTCCGAGGCGCCCGGGTGCCCGGTGGTGGTCGACGGTATGGAGAACCCCTGCATCGCCGCCTACGGAGCCTACTTCGATAGACTCTACATCCTCCAGGACGGCAAAATCGTCTACCAGGGAGGCAGAGGACCCGAGGGATACCGGATCTCGGAGCTCAGAGACTGGCTGCAGCGGTACCGGGAGCGGCTGCTGCAAAGCGGCGGGTTGGTCATTCACGTGTAG